Below is a genomic region from Sinorhizobium meliloti.
CTCGAACTCCCAGCGATATATGGTGCCGTTGGAGAAGCGGCGGCGGATGCAGCGATGGCCCGCCAGATCGCGCGGGTGCCGCGGCCGCTGGAAGCGCTCGAAATAGGAAGGTGCGGCGACGACCGCGCTTTTCAGTTCCGGCCCGACCTTCACCGCCACCATGTCGGCCTCCAGGCTTTCGCCGAGCCTTATGCCTGCGTCGTATCCCTCCTCTACGATATTGGTGAAGCCGTCTTCATTGGCGATTTCGAGGACGGTGTCCGGATAGCGCCCGAGAAAGTCGCCAAGGCGCGGCGCCAGAATGAGGTCGGCGGCAAAACGAGGGGCGGTAATGCGCAGTTTCCCGGCGGGGCGATCGCGCGCCTCCGCCGCCCGCTGCAGCGCCTCGGCAATGTCGTCGAGCGCCGGACGCAGCCGCTCCAGCAGGCGCTTTCCCTCCTCCGTGGCGGCGACGCTGCGCGTCGTGCGCGCGAGGAGACGAACGCCGAGGCTCGCTTCCAGACTGCCCACGGCGTGGCTGACGGCCGATGGCGCGATGCCGAGTTCCTTCGCCGCGCCGCGGAAGCTGCCATGGGCGGCGACGGCGGAAAGGACGGCCAGTTGGGAGAGCTGTGTGCGGTTCATTGATCGAAATAATAGAACAGCCCGTGAGAATTGACAGAGATTTTCAACCGGCCGTGAGGCACCTATCTTCGCCTTGTCGTTGGGCCCGTGGCGAAAGCTTCGGCCCGACAGGCTACTCCATCTTCTTCGCTAACGCCGCAGGCGACCCTAAGCCGCGCGTTCAGCCCGAAAGGAAATCCAATGAAGACCCGCAAGCTCGGTAACGAACTCACCGTTTCGGCCGTCGGCCTCGGCTGCATGGGCATGAGCTTCGCCTATGGCGAAGCCGACGAGAGCCAGTCGATCCGCACGCTCCACCGCGCCATCGAACTCGGCGTCGACTTCTTCGATACGGCGGAAGTTTATGGGCCTTATGAAAACGAGAAGCTCCTCGGTAAGGCGCTGAAGGGCCGGCGAGACCGGGTGGTGATCGCCACCAAGTTCGGTTTCCGCATCGACCCGGGCAAGCCCGCCGCCGAGGCGATCAAAGGCGTCGACGGCCGGCCGGAAAATGCGAAAACCGTCGCCGAGGCCTCCCTCAAGCGACTCGGGACGGACGTCATCGACCTCTATTACCAGCACCGCGTCGATCCCGCCGTGCCGATCGAGGAAACCGTCGGCGCGATGGCGGAACTGGTGAAGGAGGGCAAGGTGCGCGCAATCGGGCTTTCCGAGGCAAGCGCCGCCACCATCCGCCGCGCCCATGCCGTGCATCCGATCGCAGCGATACAGAGCGAGTATTCGCTCTGGTCGCGCGACCCGGAACAGGAGGTGCTCGACACCTGCCGCGAACTCGGCATCGGCTTCGTGCCCTACAGTCCGCTCGGGCGCGGCATGCTGACAGGCACCATCCGCAAGGTCGAAGACCTCGCTGCCGACGATTTTCGCCGGTCGCTGCCGCGCTTCCAAGAGGAGAACTTCGAGGCCAACGCCGCGCTGGTCGCGACGCTCGAAAGGCTCGCCATGGAGAGAGGCGTTACAGCCGCCCAGCTCGCGCTCGCCTGGGTCGTCAACCAGGGCGAGGACATCGTTCCTATCCCCGGCGCGCGCAGGATCGAGCACCTCGAACAGAACGTCGCCGCCGCCGGGATCGTCCTCACCGGCAGCGAACGCGCCGAACTCGGCGAAGCGCTCTCGCCAACGCTGGTCGCCGGCAATCGCTACACCGATGCATCGCGCTGACGAACAGGTGAACCGATGAACCGGTGGCTCTAACGGTTGGATGGGGCATCGCAATTTCGTTGCGATGTCCTACCTATGAGGGTGTCCGCCTTCATCGGGATTGGAACGGCCTGGGGGCGGATAGTCACCACAGGCGTCTACCGTTCCGGAAAGGAGGGATCATCCATGTCCGAAGAGCAGGCCATCAGCGCGGTTGTCCATCTTTATGTCGACGGCATGGCCTTCGCCAATGAGGGAGCGTTGCGCAAGGCTTTCCATCCGAGCGCATCGATCGTCGGCAATTCAGGCGATGCCGTCGAGTGGCTGACACGCGACGCCTTCATCGCCTCCATCGTCAGGGAAGGCGCGGCGCCGCCGGATGCGCAGCCGCTCATGGAAGTGGAGATGGTCCACATCACCGGCGACGTCGCCAGCGTGAAGGTGATCGATGAATTCGCCGGCGCGCGCTATTCGGACTATCTGTCGCTCTTGAAGGTCGACGGGCGGTGGCTGATCGTCAACAAGGTCTGGCACCGGCACGGCTAGAGCTGGATGAGGAAAAGTGTGCGCGGTGAACTCCGCCCCTCATCCGCCTGCCGGCACCTTCTCCCCGCAAGCGGGGCGAAGGGACTCGCGGGACCCTCCTGCTCCTCCATCGGCTACCGGATAGCTGCTGGCGCGCCGCTTGCCCCTTCTCCCCGTCAGAACGGGGAGAAGGTCGCGGCAGCGGGATGAGGGGCCGCACACGACGTAAACCGCACGCCGCGTCTGTCGAAGGGAACTCCGTCACCCTGCCGGCACCTTCTTCCCGCAAGCGGGGCGAAGGGAAATCGTGGCAGCCTTGGCACCATCACCATTGCCCATCCATCAGGCGCGCAGCACGCCGCCTGTGCTCTTCGCCACATTGGCGACGATCCGGGCGGTCAGGGCCTCGAAGTCCTCGTCCGTCAGCGTGCGCTCGACCGGCTGGATCGTTACCTCGATCGCTACCGACTTCCTGCCCTCGCCGAGAGATGCGCCTTCGAAGACGTCGAAGACGTTGACTGCCGTTATCAGTTTCCGGTCGGCGCCGGAGGCGGCCCTGACGATCGCGGCGGCCTCGACCCCCTTGTCTACGACGAAGGCGAAGTCGCGTTTGACTGCCTGGAACGGCGAAAGCTCCAGCGCCGGCTTGGTGCGGGTCGCCTTCTTCTTCGGCTCCGGCATGGCATCGATATAGATCTCGAAGCCTGCAAGCGGTCCGGAGACATCGAGCGCGTCGAGGGTCTTCGGGTGGAACTCCCCGAAAGCGCCGAGGACGATCTTCGGACCGAGCTTGATCGTCCCCGAGCGGCCGGGATGATACCAGGCCGGGCCGCCGGCTTCGAACTGGACATTGGCCATCGGTACGCCACAGGCCTCGAGCACGGCGATGGCATCGGCCTTCGCGTCGAAGACATCGACCGGCTTGCCGCCGCCCTTTACGGCGTTCGACCAAAGGCGGCCGGTGCCGTTGAGCGACGCTGTGCCGCGGCGCACGCCGCCGGCGACACGCCGCTGCGCCTCGGGCGTATCACCCTCATAGGTGCCGGAAACCTCGAAAATGGCGACATCGCCATAGCCCTTGTCGGCATTGCGCTGCGCCGCGGCCAGAAGACCCGGCAGAAGCGACGGACGCATGTCGGACATGTCGGCGGCGATCGGATTGGCGAGCTTGAGTTCCGGCTGGCCGCCACCGAAGAGCTTCGCATGCCCTTCCGGGATGAAGGACCAGGTGACGGCTTCGAGCATGCCGCGGGTTGCAAGCGCGCGCCTGGCCTGGCGCGTGCGGATCTGCAGGGTCGTCAGGATCTTGCCGTTGACGGCATTGTGGCTTGCAAGCGGCGCGGCGACGATGTTGTCGACGCCATGGATGCGCATGACCTCCTCTACGAGGTCCGCCTTGCCGTCGATGTCCGGCCGCCAGGAGGGAACGGTTACCGTCAGGCGTTCGCCGGAGCCCTCGACGCCGAAGCCGAGCTTCCTGAGGATGGAAACGCTCTCCTCGGAGGAGACCTCGAGGCCGGTCAGGCGCCTGACCTCCGAGACCGGGAAATCGACGGACCTGGGCTCGTGGCCGTCATAGCCGACGACGTCCATCTTGGCCGCGGTGCCGCCGCAGAGCTCCAGCACCAGCTCGGTCGCCCGTTCGAGGCCGGGCGCCATGTATTCCGGATCGACGCCGCGCTCGAAGCGGTAGCGCGCATCGGTGATGATGCCAAGCGTGCGGCCGGTCTTGGCGATATTCATCGGATCCCAGAGCGCCGATTCGATCAGCACGTCGGTGGTGTTCTCGTCACAGCCGGAATGCTCGCCGCCCATGATGCCGCCGATCGACTCGACGCCTTCTTCGTCGGCGATCACCACATTGGCCGGCGACAGCGTATATTCGCGCGTGTCGAGCGCCAGTACCTTTTCGCCTTCCCTCGCACGGCGGACCGTCAGGTTGCCCGCGACCTTCGCTGCGTCGAAGACGTGCAGCGGCCGGCCCTGGTCGAAGGTCAGATAGTTGGTGATATCGACCAGCGCGTTGATCGGGCGGAGGCCGATGGCCGTCAGCCGTTGGCGCATCCAGGCGGGGCTCGGGCCATTCTTCACGCCGCGCACGAGGCGAAGCGCGAAGCCGGGGCAGAGATGCCTGTCCTCGCCCAGATCGAGACGGACCTTGACGGGCGTCTCGCCTTCCACGGCGAAGGACGGCGCCGGGCGCGTCTTCAAGGTGCCGAGGCCGGATGCCGCGAGATCGCGGGCGATGCCGTGGACGCTGGTGCAATCCGGCCGGTTCGGCGTCAGGTTGATCTCGATGACCGGATCGTCGAGGCCGGCATAGTCCGCATAGCTGGTGCCCAGAGGCGCATCCTCGGGCAGGTCGATGATGCCGGTGTGATCGTCGGAGATCTCCAGTTCCTTTTCCGAGCACATCATGCCGCGGCTCTCGACACCGCGGATGTTGCCGACGGAGAGCGTCACGCCGATGCCGGGCACGTAGGTGCCGGGCGCGGCGAAGGCGCCGACGAGGCCCTTGCGCGCGTTCGGCGCGCCGCAGACGACCTGCACCGGCTCGCCGGAGCCGGTATCGACCATCAGCACTCTGAGCTTGTCGGCATTCGGGTGCTGCTCGGCGGAGATCACCCTGGCGATGACGAAGGGCTTGAAGGCCGCCTTGTCGTCGACATCCTCGACTTCCAGCCCGATCATCGTCAGGCGGGCGCAGATTTCCTCGAGCGAGGCGTCGGTTTCCAGATGGTCTTTCAGCCAGGAGAGCGTGAACTTCATGATGTCACCTGTGTCCTTGATTTTCTGCGCGGGTCACGCCGAGAGGCCGCCGAAGAGCGTCGGCATGTCGAGCGGGCGGAAGCCGTAATGGGTCATCCAGCGGACATCGGCATTGAAGAAATCGCGCAGGTCGGGCATGCCGTATTTCAGCATGGCGATGCGGTCGAGGCCCATGCCCCAGGCGAAGCCCTGATATTCGTCCGGATCGAGGCCGCCGGCCCTGAGCACGTTCGGATGCACCATGCCGCAGCCGAGGATCTCCATCCAGTCCTTGCCCTCGCCGAACTTGACGATCGGGCCGGAGCGGTCGCACTGGATGTCGACCTCGAAGGAGGGTTCCGTGAACGGGAAGAAGGACGGGCGGAAGCGCATCGTCACCTGATCGACCTCGAAGAAGGCCTTGCAGAATTCCTCAAGCACCCAGCGCATGTTGGCGACATTCGCCGTCCTGTCGATGACAAGGCCTTCCACCTGGTGGAACATCGGCGAGTGGGTCGCGTCGGAATCCTGGCGATAGGTCTTGCCGGGAATGATGATTCGGATTGGCGGCTGCCCGGCCTCCATCGTGCGTATCTGCACCGGCGAGGTGTGCGTGCGCAGCACCTTGCGCTCACCCTTCTCGTCGGGCGCGAAGAAGAAGGTGTCGTGCATCTCGCGGGCCGGATGCCCTTCGGGGAAGTTCAGCGCGGTGAAGTTGTAGTAGTCGGTCTCGATATCCGGTCCCTCGGCAATCGAGAAACCCATGTCGCCGAAGATCGCGGTGATCTCGTCGACGATCTGGCTGATCGGATGGATGCGGCCGCGCTCGGCCGGCGAGGACCGGACGGGCAGGCTGATGTCCACCGT
It encodes:
- a CDS encoding LysR family transcriptional regulator, with the protein product MNRTQLSQLAVLSAVAAHGSFRGAAKELGIAPSAVSHAVGSLEASLGVRLLARTTRSVAATEEGKRLLERLRPALDDIAEALQRAAEARDRPAGKLRITAPRFAADLILAPRLGDFLGRYPDTVLEIANEDGFTNIVEEGYDAGIRLGESLEADMVAVKVGPELKSAVVAAPSYFERFQRPRHPRDLAGHRCIRRRFSNGTIYRWEFEKEGEELTVSVNGPLILGEDRPIIEAATGGAGLAYLFEPRVSGYVAEGKLVRVLEDWCAPYAGPFLYYPTRRLMRPALRAFIDFFRHSG
- a CDS encoding aldo/keto reductase, whose product is MKTRKLGNELTVSAVGLGCMGMSFAYGEADESQSIRTLHRAIELGVDFFDTAEVYGPYENEKLLGKALKGRRDRVVIATKFGFRIDPGKPAAEAIKGVDGRPENAKTVAEASLKRLGTDVIDLYYQHRVDPAVPIEETVGAMAELVKEGKVRAIGLSEASAATIRRAHAVHPIAAIQSEYSLWSRDPEQEVLDTCRELGIGFVPYSPLGRGMLTGTIRKVEDLAADDFRRSLPRFQEENFEANAALVATLERLAMERGVTAAQLALAWVVNQGEDIVPIPGARRIEHLEQNVAAAGIVLTGSERAELGEALSPTLVAGNRYTDASR
- a CDS encoding nuclear transport factor 2 family protein — protein: MSEEQAISAVVHLYVDGMAFANEGALRKAFHPSASIVGNSGDAVEWLTRDAFIASIVREGAAPPDAQPLMEVEMVHITGDVASVKVIDEFAGARYSDYLSLLKVDGRWLIVNKVWHRHG
- the pheT gene encoding phenylalanine--tRNA ligase subunit beta translates to MKFTLSWLKDHLETDASLEEICARLTMIGLEVEDVDDKAAFKPFVIARVISAEQHPNADKLRVLMVDTGSGEPVQVVCGAPNARKGLVGAFAAPGTYVPGIGVTLSVGNIRGVESRGMMCSEKELEISDDHTGIIDLPEDAPLGTSYADYAGLDDPVIEINLTPNRPDCTSVHGIARDLAASGLGTLKTRPAPSFAVEGETPVKVRLDLGEDRHLCPGFALRLVRGVKNGPSPAWMRQRLTAIGLRPINALVDITNYLTFDQGRPLHVFDAAKVAGNLTVRRAREGEKVLALDTREYTLSPANVVIADEEGVESIGGIMGGEHSGCDENTTDVLIESALWDPMNIAKTGRTLGIITDARYRFERGVDPEYMAPGLERATELVLELCGGTAAKMDVVGYDGHEPRSVDFPVSEVRRLTGLEVSSEESVSILRKLGFGVEGSGERLTVTVPSWRPDIDGKADLVEEVMRIHGVDNIVAAPLASHNAVNGKILTTLQIRTRQARRALATRGMLEAVTWSFIPEGHAKLFGGGQPELKLANPIAADMSDMRPSLLPGLLAAAQRNADKGYGDVAIFEVSGTYEGDTPEAQRRVAGGVRRGTASLNGTGRLWSNAVKGGGKPVDVFDAKADAIAVLEACGVPMANVQFEAGGPAWYHPGRSGTIKLGPKIVLGAFGEFHPKTLDALDVSGPLAGFEIYIDAMPEPKKKATRTKPALELSPFQAVKRDFAFVVDKGVEAAAIVRAASGADRKLITAVNVFDVFEGASLGEGRKSVAIEVTIQPVERTLTDEDFEALTARIVANVAKSTGGVLRA
- the pheS gene encoding phenylalanine--tRNA ligase subunit alpha → MSELETLERTLLAEIDAAADEGAIEAVRVGALGKKGSISELLKTLGSMSPEERQTRGARINALKNTVTEAISARKTALKDAAIAERLARETVDISLPVRSSPAERGRIHPISQIVDEITAIFGDMGFSIAEGPDIETDYYNFTALNFPEGHPAREMHDTFFFAPDEKGERKVLRTHTSPVQIRTMEAGQPPIRIIIPGKTYRQDSDATHSPMFHQVEGLVIDRTANVANMRWVLEEFCKAFFEVDQVTMRFRPSFFPFTEPSFEVDIQCDRSGPIVKFGEGKDWMEILGCGMVHPNVLRAGGLDPDEYQGFAWGMGLDRIAMLKYGMPDLRDFFNADVRWMTHYGFRPLDMPTLFGGLSA